In the genome of Candidatus Cloacimonadota bacterium, one region contains:
- a CDS encoding DUF1232 domain-containing protein translates to MKDEVFESREIPVEEQDNINDRIIDEDPVKLKFYENIRNKAKGWTNEKTGKLGGKLGEYLFMLPDFFILVCRLAVDRRVTTKHKLFISGIIAYLIMPLDIIPDFIPVIGYIDDLVLVVLGLNLILNEIDEKVLIDNWSGEGDVLRQMQKITAAAEKFLDKNLINRIRHWLKKL, encoded by the coding sequence ATGAAAGATGAAGTATTTGAATCGCGTGAGATTCCTGTGGAAGAACAGGATAACATCAACGACAGGATCATTGATGAAGATCCGGTTAAGCTAAAGTTCTACGAAAACATACGCAATAAAGCTAAAGGGTGGACCAACGAGAAAACCGGTAAACTGGGTGGCAAACTTGGAGAGTATCTCTTTATGCTGCCAGATTTCTTCATTTTAGTATGCCGCTTAGCGGTGGATAGAAGAGTTACAACCAAGCACAAGCTATTTATTAGTGGGATAATTGCCTATCTTATAATGCCTTTGGATATTATTCCAGATTTCATCCCTGTTATTGGCTATATCGACGATCTCGTTTTGGTGGTTTTGGGTTTAAATCTGATCTTGAACGAAATCGATGAGAAGGTTCTGATAGATAATTGGAGTGGTGAAGGCGATGTGTTGCGACAAATGCAAAAGATCACAGCCGCTGCCGAGAAGTTCTTAGATAAGAACCTGATAAACCGCATCAGGCACTGGCTAAAGAAACTGTAA
- the rdgB gene encoding RdgB/HAM1 family non-canonical purine NTP pyrophosphatase, protein MNIPLLLSSRNLDKVQEFREILQSYNITLHSLLDFPDMQEIVEDAETIHGNAIKKALEGAHHTGMLCLADDTGIFIDYLKSAPGVYSARWAGEKCSYSDNRRKILLQMDGVQQRTAKFETALALADHTGLISVVSGVVKGSITEYERGTKGFGYDSIFEVEGMNLTYAEMNDQEKNRISHRGLAINEMLPILNRILKIQD, encoded by the coding sequence ATGAATATTCCGCTTCTACTATCTTCCCGCAATTTGGATAAAGTGCAGGAATTCAGGGAAATACTGCAATCCTATAATATTACTTTACATAGCTTACTGGATTTTCCCGATATGCAAGAAATCGTTGAAGACGCAGAAACCATTCACGGGAATGCTATCAAAAAGGCTTTAGAAGGTGCGCATCATACCGGAATGCTATGTTTGGCAGATGATACCGGAATCTTTATTGACTACTTGAAGAGCGCTCCAGGGGTCTATTCCGCTCGTTGGGCAGGGGAGAAATGCTCTTATTCGGACAACCGGAGGAAGATACTTTTGCAGATGGATGGAGTACAGCAACGAACTGCCAAATTTGAAACTGCCCTAGCTTTAGCGGATCATACCGGTCTTATTAGCGTTGTGTCTGGAGTTGTGAAGGGATCTATAACAGAGTATGAGCGTGGAACCAAAGGTTTTGGTTACGACAGCATTTTTGAAGTAGAAGGTATGAATCTTACCTATGCCGAAATGAATGATCAAGAAAAAAACCGCATATCGCATAGAGGATTGGCAATTAACGAGATGCTGCCTATCTTAAACCGGATTTTGAAAATCCAAGATTAA
- a CDS encoding phosphomannomutase/phosphoglucomutase, with the protein MIKSEVFRQYDIRGVVDEQLNDESYYLIGKGFGSMLRQKGLRSIVIGGDARHSTRSFMDSFIKGALETGCDVTDIGLVATPLLYFAIWKLKQDGGAMITASHNPSQYNGCKLNLGLSSVYAESLQELLKLIQTEKFEQGEGKLINADISNDYIQYIEDNIHIERPVKVIVDGGNGMGGPYLPEILRRKGCEVIEMYCEPDGDFPNHHPDPTVEKNMTDLSRAVVEAEYELGIGLDGDADRIGVVDENGKMLFGDQILNILARDYLAQNKGKTIIADVKCSKNLYDDIEARGGKAIMYKTGHANIKMYMKEIGVEFAGEMSGHVFLKDRYLGFDDAIYVSCRFIEIVAKTALPVSKYLADQPKMYNTPELHTKCEDNRKFEVVAKVCNEFKEGGYKVNDIDGARITFDDGWGLIRASNTTPVLVTRYEATTEERMNEIRTLIENVIKKYL; encoded by the coding sequence ATGATAAAGAGCGAAGTTTTTAGACAGTATGATATACGTGGAGTTGTGGATGAGCAATTAAATGACGAAAGCTATTATCTGATTGGCAAAGGTTTTGGCAGCATGCTTCGGCAAAAGGGACTAAGATCCATTGTAATTGGCGGAGATGCCCGACACAGTACTCGCAGTTTCATGGATTCTTTTATTAAGGGTGCATTAGAAACAGGCTGTGATGTAACCGATATCGGCTTGGTTGCCACACCGCTGTTATACTTTGCCATTTGGAAACTCAAGCAGGATGGCGGAGCTATGATTACCGCATCTCACAATCCCTCTCAATACAACGGTTGCAAGCTCAATCTGGGGTTGAGCAGTGTGTATGCAGAATCCTTACAAGAGCTGTTAAAACTAATCCAAACTGAGAAATTTGAACAGGGTGAGGGCAAGCTCATCAATGCAGATATAAGCAACGACTATATACAATATATAGAAGATAACATTCATATTGAGCGTCCCGTAAAAGTAATTGTTGATGGCGGCAATGGCATGGGCGGTCCCTACTTACCAGAAATTCTGCGCCGTAAAGGATGCGAAGTAATAGAGATGTATTGCGAGCCGGATGGAGATTTTCCCAATCACCACCCAGATCCCACTGTGGAAAAGAATATGACCGATCTGTCCAGAGCAGTGGTTGAAGCAGAGTATGAACTCGGAATTGGTCTGGATGGTGATGCAGATCGCATTGGAGTAGTTGATGAGAACGGGAAAATGCTCTTTGGAGACCAAATCCTGAATATACTAGCGCGAGATTACCTTGCCCAAAACAAGGGAAAGACCATTATTGCCGACGTGAAATGCTCTAAGAACCTCTATGATGATATAGAAGCCCGTGGCGGCAAAGCCATAATGTACAAAACCGGGCACGCCAATATAAAGATGTATATGAAGGAGATAGGAGTAGAGTTTGCCGGCGAGATGAGTGGTCATGTATTTTTGAAAGACCGATATCTCGGCTTTGATGATGCCATCTATGTGAGTTGCCGCTTCATTGAAATTGTAGCAAAAACGGCATTGCCTGTAAGCAAGTATCTTGCCGACCAACCAAAGATGTATAACACTCCAGAATTGCATACCAAATGTGAAGATAACCGGAAATTTGAGGTGGTAGCAAAAGTGTGTAACGAATTCAAAGAGGGTGGTTATAAAGTCAATGACATCGATGGTGCTCGCATAACCTTTGATGATGGCTGGGGCTTAATTCGAGCTTCAAATACTACTCCTGTTTTGGTTACTCGCTATGAAGCCACAACCGAAGAACGAATGAATGAAATTCGCACTCTCATCGAGAACGTAATCAAGAAATATCTGTAA
- a CDS encoding D-glycerate dehydrogenase, with translation MLPQNAVDILQKTFEVHANLAQRALLHNELIDNIADKHALLCLLNDRIDASVIEPAKCLKVISNYAVGYNNIDLEVAKNHGIAVCNTPGVLTESTADLAWALIMATSRRTVESDVFTRCGKFTGWEPLLFLGQDVHHRTLGILGMGRIGKAVAQRAVGFGMRIIYSGPSEKALDFEAEYVDFNTLLKESDILSLHLPLTDRTKHLISENELKQMKPSAILINTARGAIIDEKMLIHALREKWIFAAGLDVYEHEPEIPSELALLSNVVLLPHIGSASLDTRQKMGTLAAENAIAIITGKDAPARVI, from the coding sequence ATGCTTCCCCAAAATGCCGTCGACATATTGCAAAAAACCTTTGAAGTACATGCCAACCTTGCCCAAAGAGCATTACTACACAATGAGTTAATTGATAACATAGCAGATAAACATGCCTTGCTCTGCCTGCTTAATGATAGGATAGATGCCAGCGTAATTGAACCCGCCAAATGCTTGAAAGTAATCTCAAATTACGCTGTAGGATACAATAACATAGATCTGGAAGTGGCAAAAAACCACGGGATTGCGGTTTGCAACACTCCCGGAGTACTTACCGAAAGTACTGCAGATTTAGCTTGGGCATTAATAATGGCAACATCCAGGCGCACTGTAGAAAGCGATGTCTTTACCAGATGCGGGAAATTCACCGGCTGGGAGCCACTGCTTTTTTTGGGGCAAGATGTTCATCATCGTACTTTGGGCATTCTGGGAATGGGGCGCATCGGCAAAGCTGTTGCACAGCGCGCCGTTGGTTTTGGCATGAGAATTATATATTCCGGACCATCTGAGAAAGCACTTGATTTTGAAGCCGAATATGTTGATTTCAATACTCTTCTCAAAGAATCTGACATCTTGAGTTTGCATTTGCCTCTAACTGATAGAACGAAGCATCTGATATCTGAAAATGAATTGAAGCAAATGAAACCTTCCGCCATATTGATCAATACTGCACGTGGTGCAATTATCGATGAAAAAATGCTGATTCATGCCCTTCGAGAAAAATGGATATTCGCCGCCGGATTGGATGTGTACGAGCACGAACCCGAAATTCCCTCCGAACTTGCACTGCTATCTAATGTAGTGCTATTGCCTCATATTGGCTCTGCCAGCTTAGATACTCGCCAAAAGATGGGAACCCTTGCGGCGGAAAACGCTATTGCTATTATTACCGGGAAGGATGCTCCCGCTCGTGTAATCTAG
- a CDS encoding helix-hairpin-helix domain-containing protein yields MKKLFLMFLALLFVGLLMAKVDINTASLSELKQLPITEAQARAIYDYRTFVKIFDNIYDLREIPSIDQRTLNKLKPLVVVSIYTETDEVAIRREEINYLIERLDSNEGSSEGMADVWEDYLMTPQNVNRMHFNDFVSLPNVSAVDAVAILKRVARGDTIADTRDLRGTLGLAYYGYSNLRNYVYFREPPVKNRLMFDAQIQYYTRYYEEGQYDMLHEPFLPSDFNNNWLSIPREKTRSYWGYFDLDQVQPDIVAKLRMRYGNNFKMGIMNYSPKAHEGWQYMNSEDILNSSKYYAGYENTKLPWMDNTSLKLYLGHYRATYGEGLTMENTDFYSARKTGFGFSKRIMGITPDLSRTQQNSLRGAAVEIANPKFGASFFVSQDDKDGLAYINEDGSYIMRDEYGNDVFTDGDGKQYYMDGGVARYTYADSTAVRADKRKFFSFINPSLPYDNDTMMEAEAYMNASLYPEEIPSGSTYAPYYLQYINLAPRKDSIRENLWGTHLEVSPFIGTRLGVTTYTSLYDNAHFVVPGYRDLLPLMIRDSYYHPKLQKTLNAEISSLYSTQTDTYNRDYRRVIGFDGGTVLGNTAIQGEYAELSKDGEDFKLGDDPKAYLLSAHTQFENLYFITLFRNYDAEFDNPYSNSFSEHERFDDTILEKNIYALSNPLISDLYQNSNQSQPEKGLYFETRYKFNNYFTVGRSYLDIWERLTDGRRSVRFQSELEFRPLYQLGMRLRYKNQVNRYDDTAERGVSKTNEYTMAIRTFLSNRDFLELEYRYNTVLSPPYTSLTNPAEPGNNTMAAAQTLMTGDYIGVNYTHNFTPSVKLQGSFVYWYGHGISHWDWEDMEIDFMGERGAKAWIAISSRISNNMYMNIKFRNKTYQDKEVRLRQYNESADMVDAGYLTYAERVEHSENTIRFSLDYRF; encoded by the coding sequence ATGAAAAAGCTCTTTTTGATGTTTCTTGCCCTATTATTTGTGGGGCTTCTTATGGCTAAAGTGGATATTAACACTGCTAGCCTGAGCGAACTGAAGCAGCTTCCGATTACGGAGGCACAAGCGCGAGCGATCTATGATTATAGGACTTTTGTGAAGATCTTCGATAATATCTATGATCTTCGGGAGATTCCCTCGATAGATCAACGCACTTTGAACAAATTGAAACCGTTGGTGGTGGTTTCAATATATACCGAAACCGATGAGGTTGCCATTCGCCGTGAGGAGATAAACTATCTTATTGAACGATTAGATAGCAACGAAGGCTCCAGTGAGGGTATGGCGGACGTTTGGGAAGATTATTTGATGACTCCCCAAAATGTTAATCGTATGCATTTCAACGATTTTGTAAGTCTTCCCAATGTATCGGCAGTAGATGCGGTAGCAATTTTGAAAAGAGTTGCTCGTGGCGATACCATTGCCGATACTAGAGATTTACGCGGTACTTTGGGGCTGGCATATTATGGTTATTCAAACTTGCGGAACTATGTTTATTTCAGAGAGCCACCAGTAAAAAATAGGTTGATGTTTGATGCTCAGATTCAATACTATACCCGTTATTACGAAGAGGGTCAATATGACATGTTGCATGAGCCATTTTTGCCTAGTGACTTTAATAACAATTGGCTTAGCATTCCTCGCGAAAAGACAAGATCCTATTGGGGCTACTTCGATTTAGATCAGGTTCAACCGGATATTGTTGCAAAACTGCGGATGCGCTATGGGAATAATTTCAAAATGGGTATAATGAATTATTCGCCTAAGGCTCATGAAGGTTGGCAATATATGAATAGCGAGGACATTCTTAACAGCAGTAAATACTATGCCGGCTATGAAAATACCAAACTACCCTGGATGGATAATACTTCACTCAAATTGTATCTGGGTCACTACCGAGCTACTTATGGCGAGGGTTTGACGATGGAAAATACGGATTTCTACAGCGCCCGCAAGACCGGCTTTGGCTTTAGTAAACGCATTATGGGTATTACTCCGGATCTTTCACGCACTCAACAGAACTCTCTCAGGGGTGCTGCGGTGGAAATTGCCAATCCTAAGTTTGGTGCATCTTTCTTCGTGTCACAGGACGATAAAGATGGTTTGGCATACATCAATGAAGACGGCAGCTATATAATGCGGGATGAATATGGCAATGATGTGTTTACCGATGGCGATGGCAAACAGTACTATATGGATGGAGGCGTAGCCCGCTATACCTATGCAGATAGCACAGCGGTTCGAGCCGATAAACGTAAATTCTTTTCGTTTATAAACCCCAGTTTGCCTTATGATAACGACACCATGATGGAAGCGGAAGCATACATGAATGCCTCACTATATCCAGAGGAGATACCATCCGGAAGCACGTATGCGCCCTACTATTTACAATATATAAATCTGGCGCCCCGGAAGGATTCCATTAGGGAGAATCTGTGGGGTACACATCTGGAAGTGAGTCCCTTTATCGGCACCAGATTGGGCGTAACCACATATACATCCCTTTATGATAATGCCCACTTTGTGGTTCCCGGGTATCGTGACCTTTTGCCTCTGATGATTCGAGATTCCTACTATCACCCCAAACTTCAAAAGACTCTCAATGCCGAAATAAGCAGTCTGTACTCAACCCAAACCGATACCTATAACCGCGATTATCGCCGAGTAATTGGCTTCGATGGCGGCACAGTTTTGGGCAATACTGCCATTCAGGGTGAATACGCCGAATTAAGTAAAGATGGCGAAGACTTCAAATTGGGTGACGATCCTAAGGCATATTTGCTGAGTGCCCATACTCAATTTGAAAACCTCTATTTTATTACTCTCTTCCGTAATTACGATGCTGAATTCGACAATCCATACAGCAATAGCTTCTCCGAGCATGAGCGCTTTGATGACACAATACTGGAGAAAAACATCTATGCTTTATCCAACCCGTTAATCTCGGACCTATATCAGAATAGCAACCAATCTCAACCTGAGAAAGGTCTATACTTTGAAACGAGATACAAATTCAACAATTACTTCACCGTTGGTCGCAGCTATCTTGATATTTGGGAACGATTGACAGATGGACGTCGTAGCGTAAGATTCCAAAGTGAATTGGAGTTTCGCCCATTGTATCAATTGGGCATGAGATTGCGCTACAAGAATCAGGTGAACCGCTATGACGACACTGCAGAACGTGGCGTATCCAAGACCAATGAATATACGATGGCAATTCGCACTTTCCTCTCCAACCGAGACTTCTTGGAGTTAGAATATCGATACAACACGGTGCTGAGTCCGCCTTATACTTCTCTAACCAATCCTGCTGAACCAGGAAATAATACTATGGCCGCCGCTCAGACCTTGATGACAGGAGATTACATTGGCGTAAATTATACTCACAACTTTACTCCCAGCGTTAAACTGCAAGGTTCTTTCGTGTATTGGTATGGTCATGGCATCTCTCACTGGGATTGGGAAGATATGGAGATCGATTTTATGGGCGAACGCGGTGCGAAAGCTTGGATTGCCATCTCCAGTCGCATTTCGAATAATATGTATATGAATATAAAGTTCCGCAACAAAACCTATCAGGATAAGGAAGTTAGACTCCGCCAATATAATGAATCCGCAGATATGGTTGATGCCGGTTATCTAACCTATGCCGAAAGAGTGGAACACAGTGAAAACACAATCCGTTTTTCCCTTGATTATCGCTTCTAA
- a CDS encoding 5'-nucleotidase C-terminal domain-containing protein, with translation MKKYIILSVLLLALSFAIAEDLRLDIMWSNDVHGGIDRSQATFMNPEFPPQLGGGASAASLIKHIRSWNSPTRQSLLLDAGDFFQGRPVGTVTNGVAVIEYMNMVGYDAMTIGNHEFDILQDELEPTLELANFPILTCNVIDTTTGKIPWYAFPYTIVNRMGVRIGILGFTTTDTKQMSFPENIRKIDFLNEKESVSKYVKILREEEKVDIVIVLGHAGLPYENVETYLSRYDEKGNPRYAERRGHWGYDAQEIAREVDGIDLFIGGHIHKGWPEPWIDPVTHTMVITGYAYGSNLGLLTITIDPETKTLTGYELPAIREGAMITLFEDQFIPDPEASELIEGYVAIAEEGMDEVVGYAKSYLSRTNVDAQSPMGNTIVEAMKYMVDADFSFLNLGGVRAEIKSGPVTYRNIFEVMPFDNMLISFKCDGRTLRRIIETRVEGSRAGLIVAGVNVVYSRKRPNFDRVTKLLIGGEPWDPDKIYTVATTDFLMQGNAGLTMLMSVPNEDITNHNINLRDAIVKYFQDNSPVDVKIDNRWKRDDESDQAPYLQQ, from the coding sequence ATGAAAAAGTATATAATTCTTTCAGTGCTGCTATTGGCGCTTAGTTTTGCCATAGCAGAGGACTTGCGTTTGGACATCATGTGGTCAAACGACGTTCATGGCGGCATAGACCGCTCTCAAGCAACTTTTATGAACCCGGAGTTTCCCCCCCAATTGGGTGGCGGAGCCTCGGCGGCAAGCCTTATCAAGCATATTCGTTCGTGGAATAGCCCTACCCGTCAATCTCTGCTATTGGATGCAGGCGATTTCTTTCAGGGCAGACCGGTGGGTACGGTTACAAACGGAGTTGCCGTTATTGAATACATGAATATGGTTGGTTACGATGCCATGACCATTGGTAACCACGAGTTTGATATCCTCCAAGATGAGCTTGAGCCCACTTTGGAATTGGCAAACTTCCCGATCCTTACTTGTAATGTGATCGATACCACAACCGGAAAGATTCCCTGGTATGCGTTTCCCTATACCATCGTAAATCGCATGGGTGTGCGAATTGGCATACTTGGCTTTACTACAACAGATACTAAACAGATGAGCTTTCCTGAAAACATCCGTAAAATAGACTTCTTAAATGAAAAAGAGTCTGTTTCCAAATATGTTAAGATTTTACGCGAAGAAGAAAAGGTAGATATCGTAATTGTGCTTGGTCATGCCGGGCTTCCCTACGAGAACGTGGAGACCTACTTAAGCCGCTATGATGAAAAAGGCAATCCGCGCTATGCCGAAAGACGTGGTCATTGGGGCTATGATGCTCAAGAAATTGCCCGCGAGGTTGATGGCATAGATTTATTCATTGGAGGGCACATCCATAAAGGCTGGCCTGAGCCTTGGATAGACCCCGTTACCCACACTATGGTGATAACAGGTTATGCCTATGGCTCAAATCTGGGATTGCTCACCATTACCATCGACCCTGAAACCAAGACTCTTACGGGCTACGAGCTTCCTGCTATCCGTGAAGGTGCAATGATAACTCTTTTTGAAGACCAGTTTATTCCCGATCCGGAAGCCAGCGAACTGATAGAAGGCTACGTTGCTATTGCCGAAGAAGGTATGGATGAAGTAGTTGGTTATGCAAAAAGCTATCTTTCCCGAACTAATGTGGATGCTCAATCTCCAATGGGTAATACTATTGTGGAAGCCATGAAATATATGGTTGATGCCGATTTCTCGTTTCTAAATCTGGGTGGAGTACGAGCCGAAATCAAGAGCGGACCGGTTACTTATCGCAATATCTTTGAAGTGATGCCCTTCGACAACATGTTGATTAGTTTCAAATGCGATGGCAGAACTCTTCGGCGTATTATCGAAACCCGGGTGGAAGGTAGCCGTGCCGGTTTGATAGTTGCTGGAGTGAATGTTGTATATTCCCGTAAGCGTCCCAATTTTGACCGGGTTACTAAGCTTCTAATTGGAGGAGAGCCTTGGGATCCCGATAAGATCTATACGGTGGCAACTACAGACTTCCTAATGCAAGGTAATGCTGGATTGACGATGTTGATGAGCGTTCCAAATGAAGATATTACCAACCACAATATCAATCTGCGCGATGCGATCGTGAAATATTTCCAGGATAACTCCCCTGTGGATGTTAAAATAGACAATCGCTGGAAACGGGATGACGAATCGGATCAAGCCCCATATTTACAACAATGA